A genomic segment from Chrysemys picta bellii isolate R12L10 chromosome 11, ASM1138683v2, whole genome shotgun sequence encodes:
- the LOC135974124 gene encoding uncharacterized protein LOC135974124: MQSSPAVMAVQSVNRKRAPAWTDREVLDLIAVWGDESVLSELRSKRRNAKIYEKISKDMAERGYSRDATQCRVKIKELRQGYQKTKEANGRSGSHPQTSRFYEALHSILGAAATTTPPVTVDSEDGVVSTAGSSDMLGDVEDEEGDEEGEAVGSAHNADFPDSQDLFITLTEIPYEASPAVTPDTESGEGSATPSVTVSQPSLESHSQRLARIRRRKRRTREDMFSELMACSQAQAAQQTQWRENLTRMHQANMDREERWRQEDQQATQTLLGLLREQTDTLRRLVDVLQERRQEDRAPLQSIYNRPPLPPSPIPTSPKVQRRRGGRVPANSHSTPAESSSSRRLSFPKI, from the exons atgcagagctctccagcagtgatggccgtgcagtctgtgaatagaaagagggccccagcatggactgatcgggaagtcttggatctcatcgctgtgtggggcgatgagtccgtgctttccgagctgcgatccaaaagacggaatgcaaagatctacgagaagatctctaaagacatggcagagagaggatacagccgggatgcaacgcagtgccgcgtgaaaatcaaggagctgagacaaggctaccagaagaccaaagaggcaaacggacgctccggatcccatccccagacatcccgtttctatgaggcactgcattccatcctcggtgcggccgccaccactaccccaccagtgaccgtggactctgaggatggggtagtgtccacggccggttcctcggacatgttaggggacgtggaagatgaggaaggagatgaggagggcgaggcagtcggcagcgctcacaacgctgatttccccgacagccaggatctcttcatcacccttacagagatcccctacgaagcgtccccagccgttaccccggacacagaatctggtgaaggatcagcca ccccatctgtgactgtctcacaacctagcctggaatcacactcccagaggctagcgcggattaggcgtaggaagaggaggacacgggaggacatgttctctgagcttatggcctgttcccaagcccaggcagcacagcagacccagtggcgggagaacttgacccgaatgcaccaagccaacatggatcgggaggagaggtggcggcaggaagaccagcaggcgactcaaacgctgcttggactactgagggagcaaacggacacgctccggcgccttgtggatgttctgcaggaacggaggcaggaggacagagccccgctgcagtccatctataaccgccctcccctgccaccaagtcccatacccacctcacccaaagtgcaaagaaggagaggcggcagagtccctgctaactctcactccacccctgcagagagctctagtagcagaaggctctcatttcccaaaatttga